A single genomic interval of Flavihumibacter rivuli harbors:
- a CDS encoding 3-deoxy-D-manno-octulosonic acid transferase, with protein sequence MSLLLYNIFLILYRALLGLIAPWNSKARRWIIGRKDLFSSLVKAFRENQEPVIWMHLASLGEFEQGRPLLEKIKVAHPECRILLTFFSPSGYEAARGYNGADYIFYLPMDSPQSARKFLDIVQPKMVIWVKYEFWYYFLTQMQKRKIPVILVSGIFRDSQPFFKWYGNLHRHMLHCFHHLFVQNDTSVDLLATAGITQVTLAGDTRYDRVIEIAEKFLPIAPIERFIGSSRVIVAGSTWPEDEEELDHYANTHPGLKFIIAPHELSDAHLKEIEQLFRHTIRYSQWLDLPEEEKLKLNGKNVLIIDNIGMLSRLYHYATIAFVGGGFGEDGIHNILEAAVYGKPVVFGPVYDKYAEAIGLVEKGGAFPVGNALELERKIDQLLTDPAFYEEASGIAREFVWKNQGASKIILDHIEANRLLTN encoded by the coding sequence GTGAGCCTCTTATTATATAATATTTTCCTGATTTTGTACCGGGCCTTGCTTGGCCTGATTGCCCCATGGAACAGCAAGGCGAGGCGATGGATCATTGGACGGAAAGACCTGTTTTCCAGCCTGGTGAAGGCATTCAGGGAAAACCAGGAACCGGTAATATGGATGCACCTCGCCTCACTGGGGGAATTTGAACAGGGGCGCCCACTCCTGGAAAAAATAAAAGTAGCCCATCCGGAATGCCGTATCCTTCTTACCTTCTTCTCCCCTTCCGGCTATGAGGCAGCCAGGGGATATAATGGGGCGGATTACATTTTTTACCTCCCAATGGACTCCCCACAATCGGCCAGGAAATTCCTGGATATTGTACAACCGAAAATGGTGATCTGGGTAAAATATGAATTCTGGTACTACTTCCTTACCCAGATGCAAAAACGAAAAATCCCGGTAATACTGGTTTCCGGTATTTTCCGGGATAGCCAACCATTCTTCAAATGGTATGGCAACCTTCACCGGCATATGCTGCATTGCTTTCATCACCTTTTCGTACAAAATGACACCTCGGTTGACCTACTGGCAACAGCCGGAATAACGCAGGTGACCCTGGCGGGGGATACCCGGTACGACAGGGTTATTGAAATCGCTGAAAAATTCTTACCGATTGCACCTATTGAAAGATTCATTGGCAGCAGCAGGGTAATTGTAGCGGGAAGTACATGGCCGGAGGACGAGGAGGAGCTCGACCACTATGCCAATACCCATCCGGGACTTAAATTTATCATTGCCCCTCACGAGTTGTCTGATGCGCATTTAAAAGAAATAGAACAACTATTCCGCCATACCATCAGGTACTCCCAATGGTTGGACCTTCCGGAAGAAGAAAAGCTAAAACTCAACGGGAAGAATGTTCTTATAATCGATAATATCGGGATGCTGTCGAGGCTATACCATTATGCCACTATCGCTTTTGTGGGCGGGGGATTCGGGGAGGATGGCATCCACAATATTCTGGAAGCTGCAGTCTACGGTAAACCTGTGGTTTTCGGCCCGGTTTACGATAAATATGCGGAAGCTATTGGCCTGGTTGAAAAGGGGGGCGCTTTCCCTGTTGGCAATGCATTGGAACTGGAAAGGAAAATTGATCAATTGCTTACTGATCCTGCTTTTTACGAAGAAGCATCCGGCATTGCCAGGGAATTTGTCTGGAAAAACCAGGGGGCCAGCAAGATCATCCTCGATCACATTGAAGCAAACCGCCTCCTGACCAATTGA
- a CDS encoding CcmD family protein yields MHKMISRISALLLLVLFSLNLAAQQTMPDEPVQMADGLRSNGKIYVVVAVVVTILAGVVAYLVSIDRKISKMEKDK; encoded by the coding sequence ATGCATAAGATGATCTCCCGTATAAGCGCATTGCTATTGTTGGTCCTGTTTAGCCTGAACCTGGCTGCCCAGCAAACCATGCCGGATGAGCCTGTTCAAATGGCTGATGGATTGCGCTCTAATGGCAAAATATACGTGGTGGTAGCCGTAGTTGTAACCATCCTTGCCGGCGTAGTAGCCTACCTGGTCAGCATTGACCGAAAGATCAGCAAAATGGAAAAGGATAAGTGA
- the ccsA gene encoding cytochrome c biogenesis protein CcsA: protein MRLSWWKILCILLLFVISIAGFLGGVPAKPILNETIRNLYFHVAMWFGMMIFFIVSVVNSVKYLRGGNPRHDLMAVEYANTGILFGLLGLLTGMIWANYTWGKPWSNDPKQLGAAIAILIYFAYLVLRNSMVDIDKRAKIGAVYNIFAFAMLFPTIWIIPRLVESLHPGGMGNPALNTNDIDSRMRMLFWPVAVPGWTLLGVWITSLRIRLRTIEEQKLNHA from the coding sequence ATGCGCCTATCGTGGTGGAAAATATTGTGTATCCTCCTCCTGTTCGTGATCTCAATAGCAGGTTTCCTGGGGGGAGTACCGGCCAAGCCCATCCTTAATGAAACCATAAGGAATCTCTATTTCCATGTCGCCATGTGGTTTGGCATGATGATATTCTTTATCGTTTCCGTAGTGAACTCAGTTAAATACCTGAGGGGCGGCAATCCAAGACATGACCTGATGGCGGTAGAATATGCCAACACAGGAATCCTGTTTGGCCTCCTGGGCCTGCTGACCGGAATGATATGGGCCAATTACACCTGGGGAAAGCCCTGGAGCAATGACCCCAAGCAGCTCGGGGCGGCAATTGCCATCTTGATCTATTTTGCTTACCTAGTGCTCAGGAACTCCATGGTAGACATCGATAAACGAGCAAAAATCGGAGCGGTATACAATATTTTCGCGTTTGCCATGTTATTCCCCACGATCTGGATCATTCCAAGGTTAGTGGAAAGCCTGCACCCAGGGGGCATGGGCAACCCAGCACTCAACACCAATGATATTGACAGCAGGATGCGGATGCTGTTTTGGCCTGTGGCCGTTCCGGGCTGGACCCTCCTCGGGGTTTGGATAACATCACTCCGAATCAGGCTCAGAACCATTGAAGAACAAAAACTGAATCATGCATAA
- a CDS encoding Glu/Leu/Phe/Val family dehydrogenase, giving the protein MSAHQEYSFFGAVEKSFDKAAQFTNWDPGILEQIKQCNSVYRMHFPVKIGDKIEVIKAYRVQHSHHKTPCKGGIRFATSVNLDEVMALAALMTYKCAIVNVPFGGAKGGISIDPKKYTPYELEKITRRYTHELIKKNFIGPGTDVPAPDYGTGEREMAWILDTYMSMKPGEVDALGCVTGKPVTQGGVRGRREATGLGVFYGIREVCNMTDVMERLGLSVGIAGKTVVVQGLGNVGYHAAKFFREGGAKVIAIAEYEGAIMNPAGLNEEEVFQHRKKTGSILNFPGATNITNSNEALELDCEILIPAALENVINGDNAPRIKAKIIGEAANGPLTPEADEVFASKGILVVPDMYLNAGGVTVSYFEWLKNLSHVRYGRLEKRFTENQNKNIISQIESLTGKRVNEAEKMVIEHGPDEVDLVYSGLEETMITATREIMDCWKKNPSIPDMRTAAYVVAINKVATSYAELGIFP; this is encoded by the coding sequence ATGTCAGCACATCAAGAGTACAGCTTCTTTGGAGCAGTGGAAAAGAGCTTTGACAAAGCGGCACAATTCACCAACTGGGATCCAGGAATCCTGGAGCAGATCAAGCAGTGCAACTCTGTGTATCGTATGCACTTCCCTGTAAAAATCGGCGATAAGATCGAAGTTATTAAGGCTTATAGGGTACAACACTCCCATCACAAAACACCTTGTAAGGGTGGTATCCGTTTTGCCACTTCCGTAAACCTTGACGAAGTGATGGCGCTTGCGGCTTTGATGACCTACAAGTGCGCTATCGTAAACGTTCCATTCGGTGGTGCAAAAGGCGGTATCAGTATCGATCCTAAGAAGTATACCCCATATGAATTGGAGAAGATCACACGTCGTTATACCCACGAATTGATCAAGAAGAACTTCATCGGACCCGGTACTGATGTTCCTGCGCCTGACTATGGAACAGGTGAACGTGAAATGGCCTGGATCCTCGATACTTATATGAGTATGAAACCAGGTGAGGTTGACGCATTGGGTTGCGTTACCGGCAAGCCTGTTACCCAGGGTGGTGTTCGCGGTCGCCGTGAAGCAACCGGCCTTGGTGTTTTCTACGGTATCCGTGAGGTTTGTAACATGACAGATGTGATGGAGCGCCTTGGTCTTTCTGTTGGTATTGCTGGCAAGACCGTAGTTGTTCAGGGTCTGGGCAACGTGGGTTACCATGCTGCCAAGTTCTTCCGCGAAGGCGGCGCCAAAGTGATCGCCATTGCAGAATATGAAGGTGCGATCATGAACCCTGCAGGATTGAATGAAGAAGAGGTTTTCCAGCACCGTAAGAAAACAGGCTCTATCCTGAACTTCCCTGGTGCAACCAATATCACCAATTCCAACGAAGCACTGGAACTGGATTGCGAGATCCTTATCCCGGCTGCCCTCGAAAACGTGATCAATGGCGACAATGCACCCCGCATCAAGGCAAAGATCATTGGTGAAGCAGCGAACGGACCGCTTACCCCAGAAGCTGATGAAGTATTTGCCTCTAAAGGAATACTCGTTGTGCCAGATATGTACCTGAATGCAGGTGGTGTAACCGTTTCTTACTTCGAGTGGTTGAAGAACCTGAGCCACGTTCGTTATGGTCGTTTGGAAAAGCGTTTTACCGAGAACCAGAACAAGAACATCATCAGCCAGATCGAATCACTGACCGGCAAGAGAGTGAATGAAGCCGAAAAGATGGTGATCGAACATGGTCCTGATGAAGTAGACCTGGTATACAGTGGCCTGGAAGAAACCATGATCACTGCTACCCGAGAGATCATGGATTGCTGGAAGAAGAATCCTTCCATTCCTGATATGCGTACCGCTGC
- a CDS encoding thymidine kinase: MFIEPNLSGERRGWIEVICGSMFSGKTEELIRRLKRARIANLRVEIFKPAIDVRYDEQNIVSHDENAIQSTPIDNSQTILLLASEVDVVGIDEAQFFDDQLPEVCDQLALRGIRVIVAGLDMDYKGKPFGQMPFLLAKADYITKLHAICVKCGNIANYSYRTVLKDGQVLLGEKESYEPRCRTCYHENEPDRP, from the coding sequence ATGTTTATTGAACCAAATCTTTCAGGAGAACGCCGGGGGTGGATAGAGGTTATCTGCGGATCCATGTTCTCGGGCAAGACCGAGGAATTGATCCGAAGGTTGAAAAGGGCGCGGATTGCCAATTTACGGGTCGAAATATTCAAACCTGCTATTGATGTACGCTATGATGAGCAGAATATTGTGTCCCATGACGAAAACGCTATCCAATCCACCCCTATTGACAATTCCCAAACCATTCTCCTGTTAGCCAGTGAGGTGGATGTAGTTGGCATAGACGAGGCCCAGTTCTTTGACGACCAGCTCCCTGAAGTGTGCGACCAATTGGCGCTCAGGGGAATCAGGGTGATCGTTGCGGGACTCGACATGGACTACAAGGGCAAGCCTTTTGGACAAATGCCCTTCCTACTGGCCAAAGCAGATTATATCACCAAGTTGCATGCCATCTGTGTGAAATGTGGAAATATTGCCAACTATAGCTACCGCACCGTTTTGAAGGATGGGCAGGTATTGCTGGGTGAAAAAGAGTCCTATGAGCCTCGTTGCCGGACCTGCTACCATGAAAATGAACCAGATAGACCTTAG
- a CDS encoding heme exporter protein CcmB — protein MKHVIALLKKDLLLELRQQYTFYGIILYVASTIFVLYLAMGQPEDQVWNGLFWMIQLFVCVNAVAKSFLQESRGRMLYFYTIAGPRDFILAKLIFNIVLMGLLSLVGWLLFSLLLGNPVSNGLKFMGIAVLGGTGLSLVFTFLSAIAARAQQNAALMAILGFPLIIPQLLLTMKLANTAFSQVILDSLGMIVLLLLGLDIMVMALAIILFPFLWKD, from the coding sequence TTGAAGCATGTAATAGCCTTGTTAAAAAAAGACCTGTTGCTGGAATTACGCCAGCAATACACCTTTTATGGCATCATCCTCTATGTGGCCAGCACCATCTTTGTGCTTTACCTCGCCATGGGTCAACCGGAAGACCAGGTCTGGAATGGCCTTTTTTGGATGATCCAGCTATTTGTATGCGTGAATGCCGTTGCCAAGAGCTTCTTACAGGAAAGCAGGGGACGCATGCTGTATTTTTATACTATAGCCGGCCCAAGGGATTTCATTTTGGCAAAACTGATTTTCAATATCGTTTTGATGGGATTGCTCAGCTTAGTGGGCTGGTTATTGTTCAGCCTGTTACTTGGCAACCCTGTTTCCAACGGATTGAAGTTCATGGGTATAGCAGTTTTGGGCGGTACTGGCTTAAGCCTCGTTTTTACGTTCCTTTCAGCAATTGCCGCAAGGGCCCAGCAAAATGCAGCTCTGATGGCCATTCTTGGCTTTCCCCTGATCATTCCCCAGTTATTGCTCACCATGAAACTAGCCAATACTGCCTTTAGCCAGGTCATCCTGGATAGTTTGGGCATGATCGTCCTTTTATTACTGGGCCTGGATATTATGGTTATGGCACTTGCCATCATCCTTTTCCCATTCCTCTGGAAGGACTAG
- a CDS encoding DegT/DnrJ/EryC1/StrS family aminotransferase, producing MRPIQMVDLKQQYLKIKPEVDAAIHAVLDSVAFINGKAVQDFAASLANYLGSKHVIPCANGTDALQIAMMALDLQPGDEVITPSFTYIATTEVVALLRLKPVFVDVDPKTFCMDPAALEKAITPKTKAIVPVHLYGQAANMEAIMAIANKHAIPVIEDNAQAIGSDFYFSDGAVKKTGTIGTIGCTSFFPSKNLGCYGDGGAICTNDDELAARIRMIANHGQSKRYYHDLVGCNSRLDSIQAAVLNVKLPLLDSYIEARRKAADFYDKAFANHPRITVPYRDQNNKHVFHQYTLVLEGVDRDGLNQYLADKQVPSMIYYPVPAHRQQMFESYGGSEFNLPTTDWLTERVISLPMHTELDEEQLNYIVGNVLEYIK from the coding sequence ATGCGGCCGATACAGATGGTAGACCTCAAACAGCAGTATCTCAAGATCAAGCCTGAAGTGGATGCAGCGATACATGCGGTTTTGGATAGTGTGGCATTCATCAATGGAAAAGCTGTTCAGGATTTTGCTGCTAGCCTGGCCAATTACCTTGGCTCCAAACATGTGATTCCCTGCGCCAATGGAACAGATGCCCTGCAGATTGCCATGATGGCCCTGGACCTCCAGCCGGGTGATGAAGTGATCACGCCTTCATTTACCTATATAGCAACAACGGAAGTGGTTGCTTTGCTGCGTTTGAAACCTGTTTTCGTTGATGTGGATCCCAAGACCTTTTGTATGGATCCCGCAGCCCTTGAGAAAGCCATAACGCCAAAAACAAAGGCCATTGTGCCTGTACACCTCTATGGTCAGGCTGCAAACATGGAAGCTATTATGGCTATAGCCAATAAGCATGCTATCCCAGTGATCGAAGACAATGCCCAGGCTATAGGAAGCGACTTTTATTTCAGTGATGGTGCTGTTAAGAAGACCGGAACCATTGGTACAATAGGATGTACCAGTTTCTTCCCTTCCAAGAATCTTGGTTGTTACGGCGATGGCGGCGCTATTTGCACCAATGATGATGAACTGGCTGCCAGGATCCGCATGATCGCCAATCATGGACAAAGTAAGCGCTATTATCATGACCTGGTTGGATGCAACAGTCGTCTGGATAGCATCCAGGCCGCAGTATTGAACGTTAAACTTCCCTTGTTGGACAGTTATATTGAAGCCAGGAGGAAGGCTGCCGATTTCTACGACAAGGCATTTGCGAACCATCCCCGCATTACCGTACCATACAGGGATCAGAACAATAAACATGTATTTCACCAATATACCCTGGTCCTGGAAGGTGTAGACAGGGATGGTCTCAACCAGTACCTCGCGGATAAGCAGGTGCCTTCCATGATCTATTATCCGGTTCCTGCCCACCGTCAGCAGATGTTTGAGTCATATGGCGGTAGTGAATTTAATTTGCCGACCACCGATTGGCTGACCGAAAGGGTGATCTCTTTGCCCATGCATACCGAATTAGACGAGGAACAGCTGAATTACATTGTTGGCAATGTTCTTGAGTATATCAAATAA
- a CDS encoding UDP-glucose dehydrogenase family protein, translating to MKIAVVGTGYVGLVTGTCFAETGNEVTCVDIDARKVEKLSNGEITIYEPGLEKLFLRNLKEGRLKFTTNLAEGIRDAVIVFLALPTPPGEDGSADLKYVLGVAEDIGKLLTDYKVLVDKSTVPVGTAEKVRAAVEKNFKGEFDVVSNPEFLREGVAVDDFMKPDRVVVGTTSERARKLMNDLYSPFVRSGNPVIFMDERSAELTKYAANSFLATKISFMNEIAQLCERLGADVDMVRKGIGSDDRIGKRFLFPGIGYGGSCFPKDVQALVKSSSEVDYDFQILNAVMDVNEKQKLHLLPKVLNYFNGDLKGKHFALWGLAFKPNTDDIREAPALYIIEALLEAGATLTAFDPEAMKNVKELLGDKIQYAANQYEALVGADALIIATEWNEFRTPDFLKIVSALKNKVIFDGRNLFDVEAIAELGFHYESVGRKPVIKK from the coding sequence ATGAAAATTGCAGTAGTTGGAACAGGCTATGTAGGCCTTGTAACAGGTACATGTTTCGCGGAAACCGGAAATGAAGTAACCTGCGTGGATATAGATGCGAGAAAAGTAGAGAAACTCTCTAATGGGGAGATCACTATCTATGAACCCGGGCTTGAAAAGCTCTTCCTGCGTAACCTGAAGGAAGGTAGGCTAAAATTTACTACTAACCTTGCCGAGGGTATCAGGGATGCGGTTATCGTATTCCTGGCACTGCCTACTCCTCCCGGTGAAGATGGTTCGGCTGACCTAAAATATGTATTGGGAGTAGCGGAAGATATCGGCAAGCTGCTGACAGATTATAAAGTGCTGGTGGATAAAAGTACTGTTCCAGTTGGTACAGCAGAAAAGGTAAGGGCCGCGGTGGAGAAAAACTTTAAAGGGGAATTCGACGTGGTTTCGAATCCGGAATTCCTGCGCGAAGGAGTTGCCGTTGATGATTTCATGAAACCCGACAGGGTTGTGGTGGGTACCACTTCAGAGCGGGCCCGTAAACTGATGAATGACCTCTATAGTCCTTTTGTTCGCTCAGGAAACCCGGTCATCTTCATGGATGAGCGTTCAGCTGAACTGACCAAATATGCCGCCAATTCATTCCTTGCCACCAAGATCTCTTTCATGAACGAGATCGCCCAGTTGTGTGAGCGGCTTGGTGCTGATGTTGATATGGTCAGGAAAGGAATTGGAAGTGATGACAGGATCGGCAAGAGATTCCTGTTCCCAGGTATCGGTTATGGCGGTTCCTGTTTTCCCAAGGATGTTCAGGCCCTGGTAAAGTCATCTAGTGAGGTAGATTATGATTTCCAGATCCTTAATGCCGTAATGGATGTTAATGAAAAGCAGAAGCTTCATTTATTGCCTAAAGTGTTGAATTATTTCAACGGGGACCTGAAGGGCAAGCATTTCGCGTTATGGGGATTGGCATTCAAACCCAATACTGATGATATCAGGGAAGCTCCGGCACTTTACATCATCGAAGCCTTACTGGAAGCTGGTGCCACCCTTACTGCTTTTGATCCTGAAGCTATGAAGAATGTAAAGGAGTTGTTGGGCGATAAGATCCAGTATGCTGCCAACCAATACGAGGCATTGGTGGGAGCAGACGCGCTGATCATCGCTACTGAATGGAATGAATTCAGGACCCCTGATTTCCTCAAGATAGTAAGTGCTTTGAAGAATAAGGTGATCTTCGACGGAAGGAACCTTTTTGATGTAGAGGCTATTGCAGAGCTGGGATTCCATTATGAGAGCGTTGGCCGTAAACCCGTAATTAAAAAGTAA